A window from Nitrospira sp. ND1 encodes these proteins:
- a CDS encoding DNA alkylation repair protein, producing the protein MAEPLKNSFGADVPRTIARMIAAVFPRFDEPAFVRSVLDGYDALELMPRGRKIAQELRRFMPDDYEKAVEILLASLDRKPERTVAQGMGGFLFLPHVFFVADYGLDHFEASMRAQYVLTQRFTAEFSIRRYLERHQAATLARLAEWTTDPSEDVRRLVSEGTRPRLPWASRLRAFQADPRPVLALLERLKDDPSLYVRRSVANSLNDIGKDHPALLVETSKRWMRDATEERRWIIRHALRSAVKRGDSGALGLLGFGEAPRVSLERVRITPRRPAIGSAVTLTFDIAGRAVRAQRLLVDLRVHYVKAHGATGPKVFKLKAVDLAPRGVVPFSKRLSLAQLTTRTHYPGRHAVEVLINGQAYPLGTFELTDR; encoded by the coding sequence ATGGCTGAACCGCTCAAGAATAGTTTCGGGGCCGATGTTCCGCGCACCATCGCCAGGATGATTGCCGCCGTCTTTCCTCGATTCGACGAGCCGGCGTTCGTCCGGTCGGTGCTGGACGGGTATGACGCGCTCGAACTCATGCCGCGTGGCCGGAAGATCGCGCAGGAACTGCGCCGCTTCATGCCGGACGACTATGAGAAGGCGGTCGAGATTCTGTTGGCGTCGCTCGACCGGAAACCGGAGCGAACCGTTGCCCAGGGGATGGGTGGCTTTTTGTTTCTTCCGCACGTGTTTTTTGTGGCCGACTACGGACTCGACCACTTCGAAGCCTCCATGCGTGCACAATATGTGCTGACGCAGCGCTTCACGGCCGAATTCAGCATTCGCCGGTATCTGGAGCGGCACCAGGCGGCGACGCTGGCGCGCCTCGCTGAATGGACGACTGACCCCAGCGAGGATGTGCGTCGCCTGGTGTCGGAAGGCACGCGCCCCCGGCTGCCCTGGGCTTCCCGGTTACGCGCCTTTCAGGCCGATCCGCGTCCCGTGCTCGCCTTGCTGGAGCGACTGAAAGATGACCCGTCGCTCTATGTGCGTCGAAGTGTGGCGAATAGTCTAAACGACATCGGCAAGGACCATCCGGCCTTGCTTGTGGAGACATCCAAGCGGTGGATGCGGGACGCGACGGAAGAGCGTCGGTGGATCATCCGCCATGCGTTGCGGTCGGCGGTGAAGCGAGGTGATTCCGGCGCGCTCGGACTATTGGGATTCGGGGAGGCGCCACGTGTCTCGCTGGAGAGGGTGCGCATCACGCCGCGTCGCCCCGCGATCGGTTCCGCTGTGACATTGACCTTCGACATCGCCGGCCGCGCCGTTCGTGCGCAACGGCTCCTGGTGGATCTGCGCGTCCACTATGTGAAGGCACACGGCGCGACCGGTCCAAAAGTGTTCAAGTTGAAGGCGGTCGATCTGGCTCCGCGCGGCGTAGTGCCGTTCAGCAAACGCCTCTCGCTCGCGCAATTGACGACAAGAACGCATTATCCCGGGCGACACGCGGTTGAGGTGTTGATCAATGGCCAGGCGTATCCGCTGGGAACGTTCGAGCTCACGGATCGATAA
- a CDS encoding short chain dehydrogenase: MRVIVIGGTGTIGSAVVRLLSTRHDVVTVGHKRGTYQVDLASPDSITSLFKTIGTCDAVVSTAGIAKFASLDDLTYDDYFIGLKNKLMGQANLVRIGRPFVTNHGSFTLTSGVLSQEPMKGSCAISMANAGLEGFVRAAAIDLPRSLRVNVVSPPWVTETLIARGMDPSIGLPAETVAQCYLASVEGTMTGQVIDPRKHAGR, translated from the coding sequence ATGCGGGTGATTGTGATCGGAGGAACGGGTACCATCGGATCCGCCGTCGTAAGGCTACTCTCGACGCGGCACGATGTGGTGACGGTGGGACACAAGAGGGGAACGTATCAGGTGGATCTGGCCTCGCCGGACTCCATCACCAGCCTCTTCAAAACCATCGGTACCTGCGACGCAGTCGTGAGCACCGCCGGGATCGCCAAGTTCGCGAGTCTGGACGACCTGACCTACGACGACTATTTCATCGGCCTGAAGAACAAACTGATGGGCCAGGCGAATCTCGTGCGGATCGGCAGACCGTTCGTGACCAACCATGGATCATTCACGCTCACCAGCGGCGTGCTCAGCCAGGAACCCATGAAAGGCAGCTGCGCGATCAGCATGGCCAATGCCGGATTGGAAGGGTTCGTCCGCGCCGCCGCCATCGACCTGCCGCGAAGCCTGCGCGTGAATGTCGTCAGCCCTCCCTGGGTGACGGAAACACTGATTGCCAGAGGCATGGACCCGTCGATCGGCCTGCCGGCTGAGACGGTCGCGCAATGTTATCTCGCCAGTGTGGAAGGCACGATGACGGGGCAGGTGATCGATCCGAGGAAACACGCGGGCAGGTAA
- a CDS encoding IS110 family transposase: MSAAIFVGMDISQACVDVAVHPGTAFQISHDERGIAEAVERLYAVQPTLIVLEATGGLEVPLAGALAAAALPVVVVNPRQVRDFARATGQLAKTDRLDAQILARFAEAIRPPVRPVPDEQTQALAALVARRRQLIEMLTAEKNRLRLAARPIQQRVQAHITWLEKELAATNTDLTATMCESPVWREKDEVLRSVPGVGPVLTTTLFANLPELSTLTRKEVAALAGVAPFPRDSGTLKGRHAIGGGRAHVRAALYMAALVATRRNPVIRTFYQRLCQAGKAKKLALTACMRKLLTILNAMIKNRTPWRESVSQPA; the protein is encoded by the coding sequence ATGAGCGCAGCCATCTTTGTCGGCATGGATATCTCGCAAGCCTGTGTCGATGTAGCGGTCCACCCCGGGACCGCCTTCCAGATTTCGCATGACGAACGAGGAATTGCAGAGGCGGTGGAGCGACTTTACGCGGTGCAGCCCACGTTGATTGTGCTCGAAGCGACGGGTGGCCTCGAAGTGCCGCTGGCGGGAGCGCTCGCGGCCGCCGCCTTACCGGTCGTCGTGGTCAATCCTCGGCAGGTGCGGGACTTTGCCCGGGCCACCGGGCAGCTCGCCAAGACCGATCGGCTTGATGCCCAGATCCTTGCGCGGTTCGCCGAGGCCATTCGGCCTCCGGTTCGTCCCGTACCGGATGAACAGACCCAGGCCTTGGCGGCCCTTGTGGCGCGTCGTCGGCAGCTGATCGAGATGCTCACCGCCGAAAAGAATCGGCTGCGCCTGGCGGCCCGGCCCATCCAGCAACGAGTGCAGGCGCACATCACCTGGCTGGAGAAGGAACTCGCCGCCACCAATACCGATCTCACGGCGACGATGTGCGAGAGTCCCGTGTGGCGCGAGAAAGACGAGGTGTTGCGGAGTGTGCCGGGTGTGGGCCCAGTCCTCACCACCACGCTCTTCGCCAACCTCCCTGAGTTGAGTACCTTGACGCGCAAAGAAGTGGCCGCGTTAGCGGGCGTCGCGCCGTTCCCACGTGACAGTGGGACGCTCAAAGGGCGGCACGCGATTGGGGGCGGCCGCGCCCACGTGCGAGCGGCCCTCTACATGGCGGCCTTGGTGGCCACACGAAGGAACCCGGTGATTCGCACGTTCTATCAGCGCCTCTGTCAGGCCGGGAAAGCAAAGAAGCTGGCGCTCACGGCCTGCATGCGGAAACTGCTCACGATTCTCAATGCCATGATAAAAAACCGAACCCCGTGGCGTGAATCGGTCAGTCAGCCCGCTTGA
- a CDS encoding RHS repeat protein: MEWLQQIDHFQRWLDRSFGRIRDPKGNLTQIAYDAKGNPLTITDALNQVTTFTYNPQGLLLTTKDALNQTTTFTYDALGRLLTTTDPLNRTTTLTYDAAGNVATSTDALNRTTTFTYDAKNRLVEIRDTNDGRTTYTYDGNGNLLTRITPKNETISFA; this comes from the coding sequence ATGGAATGGCTTCAGCAAATAGATCACTTCCAGAGGTGGCTTGATCGATCCTTTGGACGCATCCGAGACCCCAAAGGCAATCTCACGCAGATCGCCTATGATGCCAAGGGCAACCCGCTCACCATCACCGACGCGCTGAACCAGGTGACCACGTTCACCTACAACCCTCAGGGCCTGCTCCTCACCACCAAGGATGCCCTCAATCAGACCACCACGTTCACCTACGACGCGCTGGGCCGACTGCTGACCACGACCGATCCGCTGAACCGCACGACCACGCTGACCTACGATGCGGCGGGCAACGTCGCGACCAGCACCGACGCCCTGAACCGGACGACCACGTTCACCTATGATGCAAAAAACCGCCTGGTCGAGATACGAGATACGAACGACGGGCGGACGACCTACACCTATGACGGGAACGGCAATTTGCTCACGAGAATCACGCCCAAGAACGAGACCATCAGCTTCGCCTAG
- a CDS encoding aldo/keto reductase, whose protein sequence is MLTAYNQVPIPSFMYGTAWKKEATTQLVLKAVAAGFTAIDTANQLIHYQEALVGEALLDLAKQGTPRERLFVQTKFTPLNGQDHRRPYDAQADLTTQVKQSFDSSLAHLHTDYLDSYVLHGPYGRRGLSDADWEVWAAIESLYGAGKTKMIGISNVSADQLTLLCARAVHKPMVVQNRCYAALGWDQDVRTVCRTHGIIYQGFSLLTANRELFADPEVRAMAAKYGMGLAQLVFRFAMQTGMLPLTGTTDPQHMQEDLRSDQFAIAPDDLQRLEIIGM, encoded by the coding sequence ATGCTGACTGCCTACAATCAGGTGCCGATTCCCTCGTTCATGTACGGAACCGCTTGGAAAAAAGAGGCCACGACTCAGTTGGTACTGAAGGCCGTGGCCGCCGGGTTCACGGCGATCGATACGGCCAATCAGTTGATCCACTATCAGGAAGCGCTGGTCGGGGAGGCGTTGCTGGATCTGGCGAAGCAGGGCACGCCGCGTGAGCGGTTGTTCGTGCAGACCAAGTTCACGCCGCTCAACGGCCAGGACCATCGCAGGCCCTACGATGCCCAAGCCGATCTCACCACCCAGGTGAAACAATCCTTCGACAGTTCCCTCGCCCATCTCCACACCGACTATCTCGATTCCTATGTCTTGCACGGCCCCTATGGGCGCCGCGGGTTGAGCGATGCCGACTGGGAGGTCTGGGCCGCCATCGAATCCCTGTACGGTGCGGGGAAGACGAAGATGATCGGCATCAGCAACGTTTCGGCGGATCAACTCACGCTGCTCTGTGCGCGGGCGGTTCATAAGCCGATGGTAGTACAGAATCGCTGTTATGCGGCGCTGGGCTGGGATCAGGACGTGCGGACCGTCTGCCGGACTCACGGTATCATCTACCAAGGGTTCTCGCTGCTGACGGCCAACCGTGAGCTGTTCGCCGATCCTGAGGTACGGGCCATGGCCGCCAAGTACGGCATGGGGCTGGCGCAACTGGTGTTCCGATTTGCCATGCAGACCGGCATGTTGCCGCTGACTGGTACGACCGATCCACAACACATGCAGGAGGATCTGCGCTCCGACCAATTCGCGATCGCGCCCGACGATCTCCAGCGACTGGAAATCATCGGGATGTAA